A genomic window from Pirellulales bacterium includes:
- a CDS encoding multidrug efflux SMR transporter — translation MSWVYLIMAIGCEVAGTTCMKLSESFTKLVPSILLFALYGVSLALLTLALKGIPVGVAYAVWAGLGTAVIAVIATIAFGEPLSASKIVCLALIITGVIGLNISGGGH, via the coding sequence ATGAGTTGGGTGTACTTGATCATGGCGATTGGCTGCGAGGTCGCCGGCACGACGTGCATGAAGCTCTCAGAGAGTTTCACGAAGCTGGTCCCTTCGATCCTGCTGTTCGCCCTCTATGGAGTCAGTCTGGCACTGCTGACGTTGGCACTGAAGGGCATTCCGGTCGGCGTGGCGTACGCCGTGTGGGCCGGCTTGGGGACGGCCGTGATCGCGGTGATCGCGACGATCGCCTTCGGCGAACCCCTCTCGGCCTCGAAGATCGTCTGCCTGGCGCTAATCATCACCGGCGTCATCGGCCTGAACATTTCGGGCGGCGGCCACTGA
- a CDS encoding DUF4416 family protein produces the protein MGESSPPEPALRLLAVFSRHDAALAWARAKAEQAWGPVALASPVFAFRETDYYQATMGDEIKKMFLAFAEPFDQGDVVESKLQTGDWEREYAACGFHAEERPVNLDPGYLTNAKLVLASTKDHAHRIYQSRGIYAEVTLFYRDRQWQHHPWTFPDYRRADYQEFFTHARDFLRARQKQERR, from the coding sequence ATGGGCGAATCCTCGCCGCCGGAACCGGCATTGCGGCTCTTGGCCGTCTTCAGCCGCCATGACGCGGCGCTGGCCTGGGCGCGCGCGAAGGCCGAACAAGCCTGGGGGCCGGTGGCGCTCGCGAGCCCCGTGTTTGCCTTTCGCGAGACGGATTACTATCAGGCCACGATGGGTGACGAAATCAAGAAAATGTTCCTGGCGTTCGCCGAGCCCTTTGATCAGGGCGACGTGGTCGAGTCGAAGTTGCAGACGGGCGACTGGGAACGCGAGTACGCCGCCTGTGGATTTCATGCCGAGGAGCGGCCCGTGAATCTCGACCCGGGCTACCTGACCAACGCCAAGCTGGTACTGGCCTCGACCAAGGACCACGCGCACCGTATTTATCAATCGCGAGGGATTTACGCCGAGGTCACCTTGTTCTATCGCGATCGGCAGTGGCAACATCATCCTTGGACCTTCCCCGACTATCGGCGGGCGGACTACCAGGAATTCTTCACGCACGCCCGCGATTTTCTCCGCGCGCGCCAGAAGCAGGAACGTCGATGA
- a CDS encoding MraY family glycosyltransferase: MIVWLVTGAIVPAALVAAAAAAGVRRGAPGWGLVDEPGHRKVHVRTTPLGGGIAIWLGVVVPMAAGQLLLWLVARAALSPGWDWVERIPVPAFVAPHLSGLWEQSSNLWLLLAAGTVLMALGLADDLWGLAWRPRLAVQLAVASLVVWRGFQLTMFVDIPWLTAVVSVLWIVALINSFNMLDNMDGLSAGVAAIASAMLAAVLLSTPDPATSQPQLFVAGFLLVLVGSLLGFLWHNRPPARIFMGDAGSYFIGFYVAVATIMATFSGGDLPRHSILAPLCVMAVPLYDMASVILIRLRQGRSPFEADKNHFSHRLVDLGMTKVQAVLTIYLMTATCGLSALLLHQVDAAGAVIIVLLVTCVLLLVGILETTVRSAQNQRPRP, from the coding sequence ATGATCGTTTGGCTCGTGACGGGGGCGATCGTACCGGCGGCGCTGGTGGCAGCGGCCGCCGCCGCGGGCGTGCGCCGCGGCGCGCCGGGCTGGGGATTGGTCGACGAGCCCGGCCACCGGAAGGTTCATGTGCGCACGACGCCGCTAGGGGGCGGAATCGCTATCTGGTTAGGCGTCGTCGTGCCGATGGCCGCTGGTCAGTTGCTGTTGTGGTTGGTGGCGCGGGCCGCGCTATCACCCGGATGGGATTGGGTCGAGCGGATTCCCGTGCCCGCTTTCGTCGCGCCCCATTTGTCGGGCCTGTGGGAGCAATCGTCCAACTTGTGGTTGCTACTGGCAGCGGGCACTGTGCTGATGGCCTTGGGCCTGGCTGATGACCTGTGGGGCCTGGCCTGGCGGCCGCGCCTGGCGGTGCAACTGGCCGTGGCGTCGCTGGTCGTGTGGCGCGGATTTCAATTGACGATGTTCGTGGACATTCCCTGGCTGACCGCCGTGGTAAGCGTGCTGTGGATCGTGGCCCTGATCAATTCCTTCAACATGCTCGACAACATGGACGGTCTGAGCGCCGGGGTGGCGGCGATCGCCTCGGCCATGTTGGCGGCCGTGCTGCTCTCGACGCCCGACCCTGCCACCAGCCAGCCGCAATTGTTCGTGGCCGGGTTCCTGCTGGTGCTGGTGGGATCGTTGTTGGGGTTTCTGTGGCACAACCGTCCGCCGGCCCGCATCTTTATGGGAGACGCGGGAAGTTATTTCATTGGTTTCTATGTGGCGGTGGCGACGATCATGGCCACGTTCAGCGGCGGCGATCTGCCGCGCCACTCGATCCTGGCGCCGTTGTGCGTGATGGCTGTGCCGTTGTACGACATGGCCTCGGTGATATTGATCCGCTTGCGGCAAGGGCGCAGCCCGTTCGAGGCCGACAAGAATCATTTCTCGCACCGACTCGTCGACCTGGGCATGACCAAAGTGCAAGCCGTGTTGACGATCTACCTGATGACCGCGACCTGTGGACTGAGCGCGTTGTTATTGCACCAGGTCGACGCGGCGGGGGCCGTGATTATCGTCTTGCTCGTGACTTG